The following are encoded in a window of Desulfovibrio aminophilus genomic DNA:
- the metE gene encoding 5-methyltetrahydropteroyltriglutamate--homocysteine S-methyltransferase, with protein sequence MLTQTLGFPRIGRDRELKRAVEGYWKGEVGREALAATAAALRAEHWRMQREAGVDLLPAGDFALYDQMLDLSLMLGCVPTRYAGRGEPGLDTMFLMARGGVGVGAMEMTKWFDTNYHYIVPELAAGQAFRPSAGRLTGELREAARAGHAAKAVLPGPFTFLALAKAAAPGLDKWSLLEPLIEAYEALLREIGRECGWVQIDEPVLVTGLPGAVRDRFRPVLERLRGATGKAKLMLATYFGGVAAQADLLDGLAADCLHLDLVRAPEQLEPVAKRLPKACALSLGLVDGRNVWRADLGRALALGREAVELVGPERLLVAPSCSLLHTPVDLAAETALDPEVREWMAFAVQKCGELRLLADALEGRDVAAALEENARIMERRRSCAKAVNPAVRDRAASVTPEMTARRSAYADRAKEQRTRLDLPELPTTTIGSFPQTTEVRATRAAFKSGKLDRAGYEQAMTGFIRRAVEAQEAAGLDVLVHGEPERNDMVEYFGEQLDGFCFTKNGWVQSYGTRCVKPPVIYGDVSRPRAMTVAWWERAATMTKKPMKGMLTGPVTILCWSFVRDDQPRSATCRQIALAIRDEVADLERAGAPMVQIDEPALREGLPLEPEKRGEYLDWAVECFRLASTGVSDATQIHTHMCYAEFNEIIERIAAMDADVISIEASRSGMELLEAFGRFHYPNEVGPGVWDIHSPRVPGVEEMVGLLEKALRVIPRERLWVNPDCGLKTRDWPETEASMRNMVEAARRLRRQKA encoded by the coding sequence ACCTGCTGCCCGCGGGCGACTTCGCGCTCTACGACCAGATGCTCGACCTGTCGCTCATGCTCGGCTGCGTGCCGACGCGCTACGCCGGTCGCGGGGAGCCCGGCCTGGACACGATGTTCCTCATGGCCCGGGGCGGCGTGGGCGTGGGGGCCATGGAGATGACCAAGTGGTTCGACACGAACTACCACTACATCGTGCCCGAGCTGGCGGCGGGACAGGCCTTCCGGCCCTCGGCCGGGCGGCTGACCGGGGAGCTGCGCGAGGCGGCCAGAGCGGGCCACGCGGCCAAGGCCGTGCTGCCCGGGCCGTTCACCTTCCTGGCCCTGGCCAAGGCGGCCGCGCCGGGCCTGGACAAGTGGTCCCTGCTGGAGCCGCTCATTGAGGCCTATGAGGCGCTGCTGCGCGAGATCGGCCGGGAGTGCGGCTGGGTGCAGATCGACGAGCCCGTGCTGGTGACGGGCCTGCCCGGGGCGGTCCGGGACCGCTTCCGGCCGGTGCTGGAGCGGCTGCGCGGGGCGACGGGCAAGGCCAAGCTCATGCTGGCCACCTATTTCGGCGGCGTCGCGGCCCAGGCGGACCTGCTGGACGGCCTGGCCGCGGACTGCCTGCACCTGGACCTGGTGCGCGCGCCGGAGCAGCTGGAGCCGGTGGCCAAGCGGCTGCCCAAGGCCTGCGCCCTGTCCCTGGGGCTGGTGGACGGCCGCAACGTCTGGCGCGCGGATCTGGGCCGGGCCCTGGCCCTGGGCCGCGAGGCCGTGGAACTGGTCGGCCCGGAGCGGCTCCTGGTCGCTCCGTCCTGCTCCCTGCTGCACACGCCCGTGGACCTGGCGGCCGAGACGGCCCTGGACCCGGAGGTGCGGGAGTGGATGGCCTTCGCGGTGCAGAAGTGCGGGGAGCTGCGCCTGCTGGCCGACGCCCTGGAAGGCCGGGACGTGGCGGCCGCGCTGGAGGAGAACGCCCGGATCATGGAGCGCCGCCGGAGCTGCGCCAAGGCCGTGAACCCGGCCGTGCGCGACCGGGCGGCCTCGGTGACGCCGGAGATGACCGCGCGCCGTTCGGCCTATGCGGATCGAGCCAAGGAACAGCGCACGCGCCTGGACCTGCCGGAGCTGCCCACCACGACCATCGGCTCCTTCCCGCAGACCACGGAGGTGCGCGCCACGCGGGCCGCGTTCAAGTCCGGGAAGCTGGACCGGGCGGGCTACGAGCAGGCCATGACCGGCTTCATCCGCCGGGCCGTGGAGGCCCAGGAGGCGGCCGGGCTGGACGTGCTCGTGCACGGCGAGCCCGAGCGCAACGACATGGTGGAGTACTTCGGCGAGCAGCTGGACGGGTTCTGCTTCACGAAGAACGGCTGGGTCCAGAGCTACGGCACGCGCTGCGTGAAGCCGCCGGTGATCTACGGCGACGTGTCCCGGCCCCGGGCCATGACCGTGGCGTGGTGGGAGAGGGCCGCCACGATGACCAAAAAGCCCATGAAGGGCATGCTCACCGGGCCGGTGACCATCCTCTGCTGGAGCTTCGTGCGCGACGACCAGCCGCGCTCGGCCACCTGCCGCCAGATCGCCCTGGCCATCCGCGACGAGGTGGCGGACCTGGAGCGGGCCGGAGCGCCCATGGTCCAGATCGACGAACCCGCCCTGCGCGAGGGCCTGCCCCTGGAGCCCGAAAAGCGCGGGGAGTACCTGGACTGGGCCGTGGAGTGCTTCCGGCTGGCCTCCACGGGCGTTTCCGACGCCACGCAGATCCACACCCACATGTGCTACGCGGAATTCAACGAGATCATCGAGCGGATCGCGGCCATGGACGCGGACGTGATCAGCATCGAGGCCAGCCGCAGCGGCATGGAGCTGCTGGAGGCCTTCGGCCGCTTCCACTACCCCAACGAGGTGGGCCCGGGAGTCTGGGACATCCACAGCCCGCGCGTGCCGGGCGTGGAGGAGATGGTCGGGCTCCTGGAGAAGGCCCTGCGGGTGATCCCGCGCGAACGGCTCTGGGTCAACCCGGACTGCGGCCTGAAGACCCGCGACTGGCCCGAGACCGAGGCGTCCATGCGGAACATGGTCGAGGCGGCCCGCAGGCTGCGGCGGCAGAAGGCGTAA